CATGCACAGGTACTGCACCATTTCCAGCATAGCCGAGCTGCTTGTGACATGTGCCAATTGGGCCTTGCTGCCGTGGCCTCCAAACAACCTATGAagctaaggccctgtttggatcatTTAGTCTCTGGACTAAAATTACTAAATTAGTCCCTAGACTAAAAACTTTAGGCCCCTACTGTTTGGATTCAGGGACTAAAAGGGACTAAAGGCACGTGgaccgagggagagagaagagaggctGCCACTTTAGTCCCTATAAGTTCCTCCAAGAGGGACTAATGGAATTTTAGTCCCATATGCACTTTTTAGTCCCTTTTAGTCACCCCTGTTTGGATTCTTAGGGACTAAAATGGAGGGACTAATGGATTAGTCCCAtgaaccaaacagggcctaaattattttttacaacaCTGGATACAATATTCAAAATTTTGTGTGTTTGGGCAGCGAAAAGTTTTTGGTCAGCAAATAAACATGTAATGTGTTTGTACAGTGACAGTTTTCTGTAGTTTCAAGCCAACTCTAGGGAAACTGACCTGATAAAGCACTTCATCTGCAATCCAATTGCCAATTCCTGATATAAAGCTCTGAAAAACATGATTCAGAAAAACAGTCTTAGAAGCTAGCAGAATCAAAAGTGTAGTATTTACTGTGGTATTTAGACTACATTTGGGTATAAAATTGTAATATCTTAATTTACTAGTCAAACACACAAATTACTGACTTTCAGGTTCACTAACCAAATCTGGGCAACAATTGACAAAGACAACTTTTTAGTTATTTCTGATTCCCACATATATAAGGGAAAATTTCGCCTTCTGTTACTAAGCATGCATAATTTCAGATATCCAATTGTTACAATGCAGATCTTTGATCAGAGAACGGAGCATTAAAGATTGATACCTGATCAAGCAAAAGGGCTTTTATTGGAGCTTTTTTCCTACTTAGTGACTCTACAAAATCATCAAGATGAAGAGGTTCAAATAAGGCATCTGGTCCAAGCTCAGAAATTGGTGGGACAGCTTCTGGCTATTATAACATACAGACAAAATTCCAAAGTGAATTACTGCAGCATACTGAAGCTATAAACTTTGAAGTCAAATAATCACTTGAGAGTTACATTGTCAAGAAAGCGAATTTTTGCAAAACGCCTCTTATCAGTGAAGGAAAACTCCAAACCATCATCCATCTGTGATGTTGACAGAAATAAAAATGAACCTGATGTAAGTTAAAGTGTTAAACAGATCATTAGTTGACGTCTGCCTCAGGACTGAACTGCATGGAGTATCATGAGGGATTAGAGCATTTCCAAACAGAAAGTAATATTCTTTTCACAATATggagagaaggaaaaacaaTTAAACATGCAAGCAAAGCCACCACCAAAAGTATGAATTccaatataatatatttactaGAATCCTTCAATAAACTTAAGTGCAATGCATAACATACATATTTCAAtcattaataaaattaaaaagactGAACAAGATAAATATGTCCAAGAAGCAGAACCCAGAGACAGGTCACAAATCACATAATCCTACATGAACAACCCCTATAACACTCTCGGTGTTAACTTAGGTGCTAGGCACTAGATGGGTGGCTTGCTAGCACCTAATGCATTTCTGCACTTCTATTAATGGAATAAATTCAGTTTGACAGCACACTTCCCACGGTGACCTTATCTAGAAGTAGATAGTATATGCAAAAAGTACATAAACCTCACACAAACAATATTGTTATACTTGCCTTTGAAAGTATTTTCAAAACATGTGGATTTAGCTCCTACAATTTACTAGTACATTACTATAAAATCAATGCAGTCAAAGTCTTGGATTGAAGACCACAAAAACACAAAATAATCTTTATTTGGATATGGAAGGAGTATTTCAAATTCATCAGTGAACTGGCGGatgcattaaaaaaataggtgTGGAATAGAAGATTAGAATTCATACTACAACAAGCAGCTTGGAATACTTCAAAGGCCATTCCTCAGTCGGGCTCACTGCAGACCTATATCAAATGCCACACGAAAAATATGCTAAATATTTTAGTTGAACTAGCCAAAGTGTCCGTGCATTGCAATGGGAAGAAAATGGAACAAATTGTGTACATGGAGAGAGAGCATGATCGGCAAACAACCAAGTAAGATGGCAATGTGGAAGGAGAGATAGAGCGGTTGTTCTACGGTAATGAAGGCGACATATGCTAGAGCAAGAGGGGATGGGAttttgtttagataaaaaaactgAATTTCTAGCATAATAAGCCGATTATGAACTAATAAACAAAACTTTCAATCTTTTTATGTTCTTTTATACGGTACATACATCAATTAGTCTGCCCCATGAGTAGTACACTATTCAAATCATGCCCACCTTCCTAACAAAAAATTATACAAGGAATTTTCATTATAAATACTGACTAGCCAAAAAATTGATAACCGGCACAGGCACCAACCCTAAAAATATGTATGTCAACCCCTATATTTATGTGAAACGATAAgaacttaattttattttaatatacgGTTTGAGTCCTTTTTTTGTCATTCGGATAATTTAATTCGtttctaaaaaaagataattcaactcgtatttttttcatttaccaATTGACCATGCGATGGGTCCTCCAGGGAAGAAAGGAAATTGTTTCTTGCACACTGCGGGCCTACCTTGGAGAGGCAGCCCACAGCATGGCTTGCAAGCAGCAGCACCTCACCGAGTCCTATACGGACGGCAACAAAAATACTTCAAATGGAAGCCAGCTAGCTATGGGCCTAGCCCAGGCAACAACACGGGCCATACGCACCGACGGCAGAGGACAAGAGTGCACAACGCATGCACCAAATGGGAACACATATACAACACGGACGACGTACCAAACGTTTGGCAAAAACATTTacagtttttataatagtagagataaactACAACTATTCCAACCAATTTAATAGACCTAACGGACACTTATTAACACTTAGCAGACACAAAATTCTAGtggatatatattatatagacATGATCACATATTGAAATTCTACAAGACTGTTGAAGTATTGTCACAGAGGCTGGTCCACTGGACATAACTAGATTGCCgctcaaatgattttttttttttggtttatgcAAGCATATTGCTTTAATAATATCCCAAATAACTCTTATCACGAAATAACATCCACCCATACAACCCAAGGAAGGCATATTCACATTATGTTTTCTCTAGTATcaatgaaaaatagaaaaaagtaTATGAAAACGTTGACCATCTATCTACTTAAACTATTTGTCGTCATAGCTTTTCACAGATTTTTCTgacatttctaaaaaaattacgaCAAAAACCATAGCAGAATAGAATCAGCACAGGGTGTAATTAACAGTGTAACCAAATTATGTATTTGATTGTGTCTCTCCAGTTATGTCAATTGGAATCATAACATTTTCCTGAAAGTGGAGTAAAATCATCTATTCGCCAAATATAGGGCTTCCTAAGGTTCCACGATTTCATGGAATACACCAATAGATGAAAATTTTCTTTGGCAGAATCACCAACAGGCATCAAGAACATTAGGCGGCTGCAAATGTTTCAGTACAAATTGATTGTATCTGCTAATGAAGAAAAGCATGCAGAATAGtcctaaatagttaaatataaagctaatacttaatatTGTATGATTGATAAGCCATTTCATTGTCTTGTTTAATAAATTATGTGCCACCGACCTTTTGTATTTGCTCAGTTCCACACCCTTGATGTAAATAGCTCCAGCCATTCCTGTAACAGAAACTAACAATTAGGTACTGTTTGTAACTTTGTATACTTAGAACTTAAAAGGGTTAATGCACTAAATGACCCCTGAAATTGACAGTGGCCTCAAATTGGTCCTTCAACTATTAAAATGTCCAAAAGCAGCCCTCTAAACATCAAATTTGGCCCATTTTAATGTCAATGCTGGCACACTGAGTTAGTGCCATTGCACTTTTGCTGAGTCAGAATCACACATGGCGGAAAGACTGAATTGTAACTCGGCAAAAACTGTAaaatcaagattttttttttctctcgaaaACGCAGTTGAGCTGCGTTTCATTTCATTAATaaggaagaaaacatatttACAAAGAAAAGGGGCAAAGAGAAACTGTAATCAAGATTTTGGTGGAATTTTCACTAGTCAAAAACTGCACTGAAGGTTCCAGTACAAATTTTACTCACCGGAGTTCCTTAACCTGAACTTTAGCTAGTCACACCTCTCCTTCAGTATTTGTTCACcttcatttcttttttattgttttttagctATTGCGTACTTAATTTTGTGTTTCCGTTTCTTTAGGTAAGACACGAATACTAAGATCCAGATAGCTGTAGCACGTGGAGAAAGACTAGAAGTGTAGTTGTTGATTGACAAATATGTTGTGATCAAATGCTCCAAGAAAGTTGAcataacacaaaaaaaatgagGTGCCTATGATAATGCCGGGTTACCAAAACAACCATTGTGCTTAGGCACTCCATTTAGCACTCCAAGAGTTGCGCATTTAGTTTAATAGTAATTAATTACCTTATAGGCATTCTGTACAAAAGAAAACCTACagatatatatttacactacTACCAGAACTAAAATAAGGGACTCGCTAAGAGCAGCGTCAACGAAACATGAAAAATCCACAAGAACAGCATGACACAAGATTCCAAAATGTCACAAATAAAAAACAACTCAAGAAAAACCCTAAACCTCCTGAAGAACGGTtctatcttaaaaaataatagtaataaaaagaaaagcaataaaTGGTCCATTGCGGAAAGGAAGGGAAATGTGACTATAGAGAGGGTGTGGAGATCCACGGACCGAACTGGAAGGAAGGGAAGGGCGGAGAATCAAGCGCAAGCCACAGATTCTTGCCCTTGCGGCGAGCAGCGGAGATGGTCCTCCCGACAAGCGCTGCCTCCAGCCGCGGCGGGGCGACGCCGTCGATGACCTTGGTGTCATCTGCCGCCGAGCACCGCACGATCCTCTTCCCGACGCAGTGCTCCTCCAGCGCCCGtcgcgccacctccacctccggcaGCTCCGGCATCTCTCCTCAACCTCTCCCTCGTTGGGTATATCCTCCTCTTCTCTTATTTTTGTACCGGTTGGATCCCAGAATCCCCAGATTCCCTGCTTTTAGAGCCTGTTTGGGAgagcttgtcccagctgcagctttttccAAAAGccgcttctgctagaagctgtcTCAAGCAGttcacagcttctgagaatatgtagttacagattctgaaaaatgaactaagaagccagaagctagagaagctgggtttcagagcttttccagattctcggaagctagctaccaaacagctgtttctcagaatctaaacCTCCCCCCAAACACCTCCTCCAAACAGACCCTTACCCCAGTCTGAAAGGGTTAATTTGAAAAGGTAGGAGACCACTCCTCTTACCGCTTCTTTGACAAGAGGATTATAAGGGCAAAAGCAATGTGTCATCCATCTATTCAGCCCCGAAGGACCAAATAGATTTAAGTACTTTAAAAGTCTCAGGATCCATAATGCAATATGGCCTCAAACAAGGTCCAAACCTATCTATAGCCACACATGGGGATACACAGCCCACAACAGTGGACGTGACCAAGCCCACATAGCCAAAGCGATGCGAGCTAAGGCGAAATGACCTGGGTACCCTCAAAACCGTGCCCTTTGACTCGGTCTCGCGAGTGGGGACGAACGCAttgcctcttctcctcctccgtcgatgcatcgcctcctctcctcctcacgcACCTCCCATGAGCCGTCTGACGTCGCCGACATGAAGCTCCGGAGTGGCTTCGTGCATGACCGGACATGGCCATGGGCTATTGTCCCAGTGGTGCGGGTCAATTTGTTGCTGTTTGGAGGCGGAGAGCCGGCGGAGAGCTCGGACTTGTCGGTGGAGATGTGGACTGAAGATGGCGACGGCATCCAGGTTTATCCAGATGGTGCCACTTCCCGACGTATGGCGCGCCGCCACTTTCCCCAAGGAAGCCCCACCAGGACGTGGTCTAGGTTCCATCCCTCTCTAGGTCGTCGCGGCTTTCCCCAATGACACTTGCCCCACAGCGTgcgtgtcacgccctgaagttcttctTCCTAGCAAAAATTCAATTGATAAATTGTTTTAAGAAATTATTTGTTTAAaggcaagagagaaaccctatATTAATAAATACAGttaataatcggaatcggcgtgtggaatttttcttggattctacgtgtcaaaatatgctaacaggatttttagtggaattttcagagccttggaaataattttaaccaattaaaaatgagcatgtgtaatattttaaatcctaggaaaaatcttttttcctttttcttcttttctttttccctttttcctttgttgggccgtcggcccactcCTCCCGCACGCCCGCCCTCCTCTcagctgggccggcccaagccgcctccctcctctccccgggtcaccgacaggtggggcccacctatcggccCCGTCTTCAACCTCTGAcaaccgcagccgccgccgaaaccgcccacgccgccgccgttacCCGCCCTTCCCGCGCCCACTCCTCCCCACTCCATGCCGCGCCCACGTCGTCACCCCCTCTCCGCTTCTCCCGCCCTTGCGCGCGCCCGAGAATGGGCGGGATTCGTTTCGAATCCCCCCAAACTCTCTctccccactcccccacgtcgccggccaaatcgggGGGTTTCCCGGCCGTGTCCGCCCCTCTCGAGCCCCTATAAGGCTTCCCCACACTCCCCTCCACCTTTTTCCTCTTTCCACTGCTCCCTCCCGTGCCCTctatcgctcccgcgccgctacacccgccgccgccgccttttccactcctccggccgccgctcgccgccgctagcgccgccgccgagctgcgcCGTCATCGTCTTCAGGTTCACATGGCCGAGGGctacctcgtccacctctcctccgTCAAATTCCGCCATCGGaggccgccgttcgccgcgcgCCGGTGAGCCCTTCCATAGCCGCCACCGTCGGCCATGGCTCTCGCTCGCCGtggactccctctctccctctaagcTCTCCCATTTCCTCTCTTAGGGTGTCCTGGAGCTCGGCCaccgttcgccgtcgccctccggtcgctcaccgtcgccgttcgtcgtcgtctcctcccgCGCCGGCTGAACCCCGGTGAGaactccctcctcttctcttcctttcgTGCGCGCCGCCGTTCCCATATGCGCGTCGCCGCGAtgcgccgtcgcccgcgtcgccggccgccgccgtcttctcgccggccgccgccgtcggtggtcgcttgccgccgccgccctcgccataACCGGCTAGCTGGCTAGAAGCTGAGCCGACCAaggccgtcttcctcctcccctttaaGCCACcgccaggtggggcccacccgccaGGTCACCACCCTCTCTCTTGTGCTGCTGACCCGTgggccccgcctgtcggcgccgccccacc
The Oryza glaberrima chromosome 8, OglaRS2, whole genome shotgun sequence DNA segment above includes these coding regions:
- the LOC127782361 gene encoding formamidopyrimidine-DNA glycosylase-like isoform X2; this translates as MPELPEVEVARRALEEHCVGKRIVRCSAADDTKVIDGVAPPRLEAALVGRTISAARRKGKNLWLALDSPPFPSFQFGMAGAIYIKGVELSKYKRSAVSPTEEWPLKYSKLLVVMDDGLEFSFTDKRRFAKIRFLDNPEAVPPISELGPDALFEPLHLDDFVESLSRKKAPIKALLLDQSFISGIGNWIADEVLYQVIEKSLEVGCNSSQYPENWIFHSREKKPGKAFVEGKKIDFITVGGRTSAYVPELQKLDGIDATASRAKISKEQSKSNKAAREVDDDEEEAKPAKRGRKQLVKATHEIQEDEEDAKASKRGRKQPAKTSKGSWKKAHHSSEGSGDDDSDDEAVDKVVAEQGKRRDPKQPSEAKSSSDKGGSAAPAKRPQRKKRQL